The Anopheles coluzzii chromosome 2, AcolN3, whole genome shotgun sequence genome window below encodes:
- the LOC120952362 gene encoding G kinase-anchoring protein 1-like, which produces MFTVVPSRFSGLKIEDDDDGFRKPKQKSRSNANSKPKTTTTTTTTPPVKTAAAPPPQSQPQAKKPKPKSQKNKNSSDAVQKEQWSKWQEKDTELVEKSYMNDLEQALLLSKLDFEANKTKYNQQEKESKASKDKKPKTLSLQEFQEKVSKELNEKQQQKKRQQEEAEYNRNYTFFEQIDLETKQILNKEQLKTLLQQNNANSAKARESKGKTDDLPAVEQPASELDLLKEENATLKEEITVLRDRYKKVVAMLKNGEMKEKTELMIEIEKLRKVQEDMTAEMTALYGQLEQAKSRTNQESKGKEKLASRRSVRFDAASEVQPESGTN; this is translated from the exons ATGTTTACGGTTGTTCCCTCAAGATTTTCGGGTCTAAAAATCGAAGACGACGATGATGGATTTCGAAAACCAAAGCAAAAATCTAGATCCAATGCAAACTCCAAGCccaagacgacgacgacgacgaccacaacGCCGCCCGTGAAAACAGCTGCAGCTCCTCCACCACAATCTCAACCGCAAGCAAAGAAACCTAAACCA aaatcacagaaaaacaaaaattccaGCGACGCAGTACAGAAGGAGCAGTGGTCCAAATGGCAGGAAAAGGATACGGAACTGGTGGAGAAATCCTACATGAACGATCTGGAACAGGCACTGCTGCTATCGAAGCTCGATTTCGAGGCCAACAAAACCAAGTACAATCAGCAGGAAAAGGAATCCAAAGCATCGAAGGACAAGAAACCCAAAACACTGTCCCTGCAAGAGTTCCAGGAGAAGGTCAGCAAGGAGTTGaatgaaaagcagcagcaaaagaaacGCCAACAAGAGGAGGCAGAATACAACCGCAACTACACCTTCTTCGAACAGATCGACCTCGAAACGAAGCAAATACTCAACAAAGAGCAGCTGAAAACGTTGCTGCAGCAAAACAATGCCAATTCTGCGAAAGCTAGGGAATCGAAAGGCAAAACAGATGACCTTCCGGCAGTCGAACAGCCTGCCAGTGAGTTGGATTTGCTTAAGGAAGAAAATGCCACCCTAAAGGAAGAGATCACGGTTCTGCGCGATCGGTACAAGAAGGTGGTGGCAATGCTCAAGAATGGAGAAATGAAAGAGAAAACCGAACTGATGATAGAGATTGAGAAGCTGCGCAAGGTGCAGGAGGACATGACCGCGGAGATGACTGCCCTGTACGGTCAGCTAGAGCAGGCCAAGTCCAGAACGAACCAGGAATCGAAGGGCAAAGAAAAGCTAGCAAGTCGCCGCTCGGTACGGTTTGATGCTGCTTCTGAAGTGCAGCCCGAAAGTGGCACCAATTAG